Within the Nitrospiraceae bacterium genome, the region AATCCCTGGACCTACATAGGTTTTCTGGATCGACTCCCTTACACATCCTGCCCCGCAGGATCCGTATCCAACATTTTTCGGTTCTGCCATACGATAAAAGCCCGGGTTCCAGTTTCGAAGCCGAATGAGATCAGGGCTCTCCACAATTTTATGTCGGGTGGAGTCCGATTGTTGAGGCTTGGAGACAGCTAGTTGACCTATTAAAGGAAACAGATCGAAAAAGCAGGGCAAATTCCCCAGCACAATTGTCGGTCAATTCCATCTCGTGGAAAATACAGGTCAAGGTTGTGTATCCATTTGGATAATTGGGTGTATCCAAACAGATATCAAAATTTCGTTTTTTCATGAAAAGAAGTCAAAAAAAAAGGCTTTTCCTTGCAAAGATTTCACTAAATCACAATTTTTCCAAAGGCTTATCGCCTGTCCGAATTAACGTATGCCCTAATTGGTACGTAGATTGCGTGTGCCATATGTACGCCCATTAACAGGAACATTGGCTTTGAGGGTCAGTTACACCAGACATGAGGTCAAACCATGGCAAATGCATCCCCGATACCATCCTCTTCCCCCATTCTTGTCGTCGACGATGAGCAGGATATTGTCCTAACCTTACGAGATCTTTTGGAGGCCGACGGACATCACATTAATGTGGCGTCAACAGGCGGCACAGCCCTGGAATGCGTAAAACATCACTCGCCTAGTGCAGTAATCCTTGACGTCAAACTCCCTGACATGGATGGCTTACTCGTTTTAGAGAAGATGACAAAAGCAGTACCCGGTCTTCCCATCATTATTTTGTCGAGTTATACCACTCTCGATGATGTGACCGGCCCTCTTGAGGAACAGGGCGCCTTCGCCTATCTCCATAAACCCATCAACCGTTCCGAAATCAGGACCACGGTGCGCCAAGCACTCAAGGCTTATGCCTTGGCAAAAAAAATGGAACACGCCCGTCACGCCTTATATGAAAGCGAAATCCGCTTTCAAGCCGTCTTTCAGGCGGCCATTGATGCCATTGTATTAGCCGATCACACCGGCCGCATCACGTCCTGGAATAAGGCTGCAGAATTGATGTTTGAATATACCGCCGAGGAAATGTTCGGAAAACCACTTACACTGATCATGCCCAATCGGTACCGGGAAGCTCATACCAAAGGCATGAAACGATTACAGACAACAGGCGAATCTCACGTCATCGGGAAAACGGTCACACTCCATGGATTACGAAAAAGCGGACAGGAATTCCCCATCGAACTCTCTTTGAATTCCTGGATGACAGGAACGCAGCCATCCTATTCCGGATTTATCCGGGATCTTTCGTTGCGAGAATCAAATAAGGGAAAGCCTGTGCACTATCAAAACGTGTGAGACCCCTGTGCCGAGCATGGCTGTTTGTTTACTGAGCGGTAAGAGAATCGTCTGAACAAGCAGGAACTGAAGAAGAGCAATCCCAAACAAGTTAAAGGATTCGGTGCAAGCATCGGATAATTCCTGCTGTGAAACCCTTCCAATATGACGCAGCCTCATCTTCGTGGGAACACCTCATGGAGATTGGCATTTAGTTGTACCTCGCCGTTACCAATGTGACTCCTTCGTATCACCTGTTCAGGCGCATGTAATCCCTCATTCGAAATCACACGTTTTTTCGTGGTTTTCCCTCACGCTCGGGACCTCCGAGAACAGCTTGGACCTGCTCATTCCTATCGCAAGATTCCCACACAATTTGAATATTTATTTGGATTTTAATGTAGCAAGGGCTGGCTCAAGCCTTGGAAGATCATCATTCAAAAATCTCAGATCGGTTGAAAATATGTCATACTTGGTTAACTCAGGCAAAGGCACGAACCGAATATTTTTGATCTCGGGAGATCGGGGGCGTATGTGCCCGGAACTCAGTCTCGCACGGAAAATTGCGAAACCGTCCTGTGGAGCACAGCGGAAGTAAAAGTGCAATCGAAAGGGGCCGGGTTCTTCCGGAAGATAGGGAATAGCATCAATTCTAAGGAGACTGTTCACCCTAATGGCGATACCGAGTTCTTCGGACATTTCCTTGCAAAGAGCTGCCTGTATAACATCGTCAGGCGATGAAGTATTGCTTGGTCTGGTCGGATCTCCGGGAGTCGATTCGAGAGACCCACCAGGAAGACCCCATGCTCCTTTCGGCCGATAACTGTGCTCAACCAAGAGCACCTCCGGAGGTGATGAATTTTCGTCAATCATGACGGCTATTGCCCCCACTACCCAGCTTCTGGCAAGCAACCCTTTCAAAAATCCTGCCACCCGTGGAGGAAACAGCCTCCAAATATAAAGGGCAAAACGATGAAGGTTGGGGTGATGCTCAATAAACCGTGTTAACCATGCGAACATATCTTTTTGCGTTATCTATAAACGGCCAGCCGGCACGGAGATTTGGTGAATGTTCCAAGAGGACCTTTGATTTTTTTTCAAGTACCTGTCCTTTTGTCTTATCACTGTGCCTGGGGTCAATAACGCCAATACACTATGTATCACTATCCAAAGCAAATTAAATCATTAATTTTAAATCAAAAATTACCCTTTGGTTTTGGCACTATGATCCGACTCTCCATAGCTATCGCCTTATAAGGTACCCAGCGTCGCGGCTTGATGGCTTTCCCAAAGAACCGCCTCTCCGCAACAGTCTTGTATCGGCGATTGATTCGGTTAATGCCGCTGAGGGGACCTGTATCCCAGGAAGAAAATACATCCCATATCCGGACAAATTCCCCCTATTCTTTTGATTCGAATTTTTTACGCTCATGTGCAACATGATTGAGTGGTCTCAATACTGTAAGGATCCTCTAGCTGAGGTAAACCTTTCAGAACGAGACCTTTAAAATTTTCTTTGCTTGTGAAGCACCTTCACATTTTTCTGTGCCGGATCTGGGTTCACTCCAAAAATTGAATACTCATCCTGGGTGACCCAGTTCCGGGGTGGTCCACCGGTAGATGTTTCAGTCGTTGGTCCTGAGAATTCTAAATCTGCCTATTTGTTAAAAATATTTCTTGAGTATCAAAAGGGCACCACGACGATGCGGTACGCTCCACCCTCAGGCTCGGCATCTAAAGAACCAATCAACGAAGGAAGTTTGTCAAAAATTGTAAACAAACCTTGGACGTGGGAGGCAGACCAGGCAATAGCGGAAACACAAAAATAGAGGAAAGTGCCTGAAAGGAAAGAGAAAGTTGACTGGCTGGGGGACCAGGAATCGAACCTGGGTTCTAAGATCCAAAATCTTATGTCTTGCCCCTAGACGATCCCCCAACCGAACAGCCACTTTAAGACTTACGGGTCTAAAGCGTCAAGATCTTTCAAGTTTAGTACACACGCCCGTAGACGATCCAATGCCGGTCATCAGGAACATCAACCATCAGGCGGCTTAAATTCAGTTCTGCGAGGTGAGCAGCCACTTCATCTTCCGTAAATGCCGCCAACAGGGAATGAAAGAAATCCTGCCGTAATCTCTCAGGTTCATGGGCCGCATACTGCTCAACAAGCGCCTGCGCCTCGTCGGGAGAATTCGGACGAAGGAGATCCATGACCACCACAAGCCCACCTGGCTTGATCATTTTTTTTATCTCATACCAAAATCGTAACGGATTGGGAACATGGTGGGCCAAACTGTTCGATATCACGGCGTCCGCTGGAGTAGCCAACCTGACATCTTGAAACCGTTGGGAGAGAAACTTTATTCGATGAGCTAACCCGGCTTGCTTCACTGCCTGTTCCGCCCAGGTGATCATAGGGATGGAAGCATCAATTCCTGTAATCCGACAGGTGGGATGACTCCGGGCCAGGCGAATGGCGATATCACCGGGGCCACACCCCAAATCCACAACATGAGGGCCATCACAGTCCTCATACAGTCGAAGAAAGGTATCCACAAATCCCTGATTTTCTTCTTGAAAATCCGCTTCGGCATAGGCCTGAACCTGAACCGGGTCATCCATAACTTCCGGTTCGAGAACCCGTTCCATCATTGCATATTCCTTTTCGGCAATGTCACGACCCACACTCCATCACCTTGCCGTACCCGTCCTTCGGACAGGACCTGAGCATACAATCGGCTCCATCCGGGATGTTGCCGGTGCGAAATCCGGGAAAAGTCGCCATTCGCAAACCATTGCGCATTATGACGACACGGTTCACAATATTTTGTTAGTTTGATCTGCACCTCTTCTCCAATTTTCAGATGGTCACCTGGTTTCAGCTGTGTCCAATTAAGTCCGGCCACGGTCAAATTTTCTCCCGAGGCTCCAGGATAAACGGTGTGTCCCTCCTGTTGTAAGGCCTCCAGGACCTCAAACGAGAACAGGCATAAGGCCCGATCCGGGCCGCCATGCAACGCCCGATTCCGATGCCCGTCCCCATCCATCCCTTTGAACGTAATCCACGCCTCGGGCACGGGCAGCTTGGGGAGTCCACCTGGAGAACGATTAATTTGATGGAGATATGCGACAGAACCCATAAAAATCTTTATATCACCGGCATACTTGTCAGAGACGAAGAGGATGGTAGCCATCGAACGAAAGGGTGGTCAAGCCGCATTACATCAATCACGAAGACCCGCCATGGTCTTAGGAGGTTATAGTCTGCACAAAGCCCGTGATTTTCTGAAAATAGGAGATTCCCCCAACAAAGGGCACATCATTATGCTCCGCACCCACTATCACAAACCATTGTTTAGGCTCATGTGCTGCATCATAGACCTGCCGCCCCAGGGCCATCGGAACAATGGAATCCTTTTCGCCATGAATCACCAATAGCGGACGCCTGAGCTTGGCCACCTTTTCAGTCAGATTAAAGTCCACATTTAACAACCAGTGGGCAGGCAATCCCATGTAATGGTGGTCCGACATGGCCTGGATAGAAGGAAACGCCCCCTCAAGAATGACCCCGGCCGATGGCCGGAAAATGGCCACCTCACCGGCCACACAAGCGCCCAGAGATCGTCCAAATACTACAATCCGGTTCGCGGCAATGCCACGTTGGTGTAAGACATAGTCATAGGCGGCCAGTGCATCCTGATACATGCCGGGCTCTGAGGGAGTGCCTGTGCTCCGGCCATACCCACGATAATCAAAGATGAAAACAGATAATCCGCGCCGATACAGCTCCCGGATATTGTCTAACCGGTGACTAATATTACCGGCATTTCCATGACACCAGAAAAGCACCGGCCTAGTCGGTCCGGCGTCGACAAACCAGCCGAATATCGTGACTGACTCATCGACCGGAAGCCACACCTCTTCTAAAGGCAGTCCACTGAGACTCACCCAGTTCCGGTCTTCCCAAGAAGAGGGCTGAAATACAAAGACTCCTTCAAACATCGGCCCATTGTAGCAAGGCGGGGACACCAACGCGGATAAAAAATGCTAAAGTAGGGTATTCTTTCAATAGAAATTTCTTTTACCATTCGAGATCCTTCACGATGGCTACTTATGCAATTGGAGATGTACAGGGATGCGTTCAGGCCTTACACCGTTTGATTGAAAAGATTCGCTTCAATCCGGCATCAGATCGGCTCTGGTTCGTCGGGGACTTGGTCAATCGAGGGCCAGATTCCTTGGAAGTGCTCCGCCTCATCAAGCAGTTAGGGAACTCGGCCATCACCGTGTTGGGCAATCATGACTTACATCTTCTGGCGGTGTGGGCCAAGATCACCACTCTTAGTCAAAAAGACACCTTACAATCGACACTCTCGGCTCCCGATGTGGATGAATTGCTCGCCTGGTTGCGATTTCGACCCCTTGCCCACGTCGAAGATGGATATTGTCTAATTCATGCCGGCCTCTTACCATCCTGGTCCATTTCTCAAGCCCTGGAGTTAGCGCGTGAGGCAGAGGAAGCCTTGCGGGATGAGAATTTTCACCAGCACCTACCCGCAATCTATTTTCGAAAAGCTCTCGTGTTTTCTCCTCATCTGAGCCTTGATGAACGAGTAGGCCTCACCACCAATGTCTTGACCCGGCTCCGGGTCTGTACCCAAGAAGGCATTCCTGAGTTCTCGTTTAAGGGGCATCCCGACGACGCCCCTCCGGGGTATATGCCATGGTTCCAAGTTCCCAATCGAGCGACACAAGAGGACACAATTATTTTTGGTCATTGGTCCGCCTTAGGAGTTGTGAAAGGACCACGCGTCTTCGCGATCGACGGTGGATGCGTGTGGGGACGGGAACTCATTGCCCTGCGCCTCGAAGACAAACATCTCTTTCGCGTCACCTGCTCAAAGATTTAATCAGATCACGCGACCCGCCGTGGTATAAAAGGCCAGGCAGTCTCCCCCTTTCCCATACACGCCATATCCCCCTGCTGTTCCCTAAAATTTCACACCACTTCTAACATGTATCTGATGAGATACATTTTGTATCCTTTTAGATACCTAGTGATTCCTTCTTCCCCCTCTGCCCTTGTGTAAGTTTCAATTTTTTTTAGCACCATATAGTGCTTAATAATTATTGGCATTGTCTTCCCAGGATTTATTCAAGTTCTTCAGGCACTTCTCTTGCTTGATTATCTAGTTACAACCGGGAGAGGTAATTGCGATCGAAAGTGAACCATCCTGAAGACTTAAGGAGACCTCACCTCTACATTTTTTTAGAAAGGAATCCACATGATGAAATCCACTCTCCAACAAAGAACCAATTTATCCGCAA harbors:
- a CDS encoding PAS domain S-box protein translates to MANASPIPSSSPILVVDDEQDIVLTLRDLLEADGHHINVASTGGTALECVKHHSPSAVILDVKLPDMDGLLVLEKMTKAVPGLPIIILSSYTTLDDVTGPLEEQGAFAYLHKPINRSEIRTTVRQALKAYALAKKMEHARHALYESEIRFQAVFQAAIDAIVLADHTGRITSWNKAAELMFEYTAEEMFGKPLTLIMPNRYREAHTKGMKRLQTTGESHVIGKTVTLHGLRKSGQEFPIELSLNSWMTGTQPSYSGFIRDLSLRESNKGKPVHYQNV
- a CDS encoding NUDIX hydrolase, whose product is MFAWLTRFIEHHPNLHRFALYIWRLFPPRVAGFLKGLLARSWVVGAIAVMIDENSSPPEVLLVEHSYRPKGAWGLPGGSLESTPGDPTRPSNTSSPDDVIQAALCKEMSEELGIAIRVNSLLRIDAIPYLPEEPGPFRLHFYFRCAPQDGFAIFRARLSSGHIRPRSPEIKNIRFVPLPELTKYDIFSTDLRFLNDDLPRLEPALATLKSK
- a CDS encoding class I SAM-dependent methyltransferase, with amino-acid sequence MMERVLEPEVMDDPVQVQAYAEADFQEENQGFVDTFLRLYEDCDGPHVVDLGCGPGDIAIRLARSHPTCRITGIDASIPMITWAEQAVKQAGLAHRIKFLSQRFQDVRLATPADAVISNSLAHHVPNPLRFWYEIKKMIKPGGLVVVMDLLRPNSPDEAQALVEQYAAHEPERLRQDFFHSLLAAFTEDEVAAHLAELNLSRLMVDVPDDRHWIVYGRVY
- a CDS encoding MOSC domain-containing protein; translation: MGSVAYLHQINRSPGGLPKLPVPEAWITFKGMDGDGHRNRALHGGPDRALCLFSFEVLEALQQEGHTVYPGASGENLTVAGLNWTQLKPGDHLKIGEEVQIKLTKYCEPCRHNAQWFANGDFSRISHRQHPGWSRLYAQVLSEGRVRQGDGVWVVTLPKRNMQ
- a CDS encoding alpha/beta hydrolase; translation: MFEGVFVFQPSSWEDRNWVSLSGLPLEEVWLPVDESVTIFGWFVDAGPTRPVLFWCHGNAGNISHRLDNIRELYRRGLSVFIFDYRGYGRSTGTPSEPGMYQDALAAYDYVLHQRGIAANRIVVFGRSLGACVAGEVAIFRPSAGVILEGAFPSIQAMSDHHYMGLPAHWLLNVDFNLTEKVAKLRRPLLVIHGEKDSIVPMALGRQVYDAAHEPKQWFVIVGAEHNDVPFVGGISYFQKITGFVQTITS
- a CDS encoding symmetrical bis(5'-nucleosyl)-tetraphosphatase, whose product is MATYAIGDVQGCVQALHRLIEKIRFNPASDRLWFVGDLVNRGPDSLEVLRLIKQLGNSAITVLGNHDLHLLAVWAKITTLSQKDTLQSTLSAPDVDELLAWLRFRPLAHVEDGYCLIHAGLLPSWSISQALELAREAEEALRDENFHQHLPAIYFRKALVFSPHLSLDERVGLTTNVLTRLRVCTQEGIPEFSFKGHPDDAPPGYMPWFQVPNRATQEDTIIFGHWSALGVVKGPRVFAIDGGCVWGRELIALRLEDKHLFRVTCSKI